The genomic region cctaggtcgtgggttcgtttcccacaactggacaatgtttgtgtgatgaacattattattttcagtgtctgggtgtttatctgtatgttaagattatttatgtgtattacattcataaaaatatttaacagctatcttagtgcccataacacaagctacgcttactttggggctagatggcgatgtgagtattgtcgtagtatatttatatagagtCCATTTTACTTGGATTAGTTTTATACTCAAAACGTTACCTCGATTGCGAGGGAGCATATCATATTCTAAGGCTAAAGGCGTGCTGCTTAGTCTGTCAATCCTAACTTATTATCAatatgtttgttggtttgtcctttcTATTTcgttctaactaagcaaccaaccgatttgatttttggtatagagttagttgaaaagacagaGAGTCTTGAGGGAGTTTTATCCAAGGACAACAAATTGTTCCCAcaggatttctaaaaaaaaaaagacttaaaaAACGTAGGCAGTAGTtattttcatcatcgtcatcatgtcaaccgTGAAATGAAATGTGACAGCGGCGAccctcgcttgatgtcatccgtccacctcgtcgagGGTCtgtcaacgctgcgtttaccagtgcgaggtcgccattccatcaACTTGGGACCCAAACGtgcatcggttcttcgagctgtGTGCTACGTCTATTGCCACTAGCTTCGCGAACTTGTGTTACTTGGttcacctcgtcgggggtctgcTGCGTtcaccggtgcgaggtcgccatttcagcaccttgggaagttgggaccccaacgtccatcggtgctatgtgcccattgccactttagctatgtgcccattgccactttagcttcgctctacagaactcctcatttttgatttgatcacgtagcgatactccaagcatatAAAAAATCTATTCCAGAAATCAAAGTTGAGAGGGAAACCTCAAACGAGCCTGATGTGAAACAAGAATCAACTATACAGCCAAAGAGTGGTAGACGTTACACCGAGGATGACTTCAAGAAGTGCATAGAAGCTGTGAAGAGCGGAAAACTCTCGCAGACCAAAGCCTCGATCGTCTACCGTGTCCCCAGGACGACCATCAGACAGGCACTGGCGAGTGagtgcctttttttttttttactttttctcaGGTCTCAAAATCATGtcatgctggactaaaggcctctctctcAACGGAAGGGTGTACGCAGTatgtggtagtagtagcactgaggaggctgctgcccattctccgttatatttccttagtcgcatCGTACGACACCAGCGGGAGAAGAATGGGTGGTggaaactgtattctgatctgccgtctaCAATACAATACATAATGCATTAGAGGGCGTCCATAAAtaacgtgaggtgtttttttttaattttctgtgactccctccctccccccctggtcagatgtcgtgagattttattcaaccccatCCCCCAATTACACGTGAggtttttcaaaatgtgggtttttTACGTTAACATGTtggattgttattttaaaaagaccaatggaccaaaatagtatactttttttttgtttcaagcAGGAAAGAAAAATAGCGTAATATTTTTGAGACCCCCCCTCTCGCCATCGTAAGAtaagatgagatttgactcgaccccctccctCCCTTAAACATCtgacgtattttatgaacgcccccttatacaaagtttaaatgaaaaccgaaatattgcCCCAcacgctttagaggtacattatttactgcctctgagacttatctgtgaaaccgaaaagctaatagtttttaagtaaaccactgccatcgtTTTTTCTCACATGGAaaattaggtacgcgtcgcatatGGCAGcaactatgcgcgtgtcggtcttttatcttcaatagggttgtcataagtaaacacttagaatgttttgaataagtttgtatggaaaaataaatatgcttcttctgatttcatattttcttcagggtgattctttatgaaatacacttatgcatccttcaacactatttcgtaatttgttttataaaacaagCGTTGTGCGAGACTAACGCCTAGAAATAAATTTCACTCTATTTTGTTTTACATGTCATATTATGTAAACTATCACTTCAATAAATTTTGAGCGTAAAAAtcgtttttgaaaatattaaaagcttTCGTTTTATACTTTGACGGCctactggcgcagtgtgcagctaccctgttttctgagtccaagaggGTTCGGCTTGTATTAACTTTAGCTCCGCTtgtgttcggaaggcagattctaccgagcagagccggaaagaaactcagtagattgctctttttcaacatcattttacagtttctttttcttcttcttcttctctccctgggcttgtctccgtactcgGTTGGCCGTCCAGtgccagtggcactacgtacaacgggagGTTctcccgttgtacgtagtgccactggtacggctccccgctgggtcactctaGCTAGccaagctcactccagaagcttagcaggccgcccaggtcgccaagtgcttcagggagtgatgctggggagccaaggtgtgctgtgcgttgttctgctactctaCATTGGATCAGTTCTTGAGTCgatgtttcatctgcctccatgcacgcacagaggactgtcgattatacctaaaattaaaaggtgtttgtttagcgagcaatgccctgttatcatgcttactactACTACCGTACTTAGTTTtttccgacttagttttagtagtttggttGTTAGTCGTGTGTTTAGGTTTGGAAAGACCTCCTTCGTATGTTTACACTCATTTCCGTTAATACATaacttttacagtttaacaaagttatgtttttttctatattttgagagatgagagtggGTGGAAGCGGTATGCAACGGGGAAGtggtcaaaaaaaaaaccataagtGCTTAACAGTTTAACTTACATGTTTGGGATTTCTGTTATAATAGTTTTACTGACTTGTTGTACCTATGTGACTTCTAAACAGCTTTTTTTAAGATTTAGAAGTGACATAAGTTTATATTTACCATCTTGTCAGTTCTTACTTGTTTATAGGATATGTTTAgtgttttgatttaaaataacataaatttgtACTATTTGAATGTTTATAGAAGTGAATATATTGGAACAATATGAATAGATGGTAAGtatctcatttttttattgttaattctatttctttaaaaatttacttcCACTTTTACATGCACGGCGATTTCTCACTTCATACATCCGATCGGATGTTTCAAAGCAAAGCCGTAGCCCGTTAGTAacatcgtttaaaaaaaaacctctgatCCGTCCAAGTAATCGTAGATATATTTCAAACACTAATAGTTCCAAAGCTGGGAAGTCATCCCTTTCGTAGTGGGAACCCTCCATTATCATTTTGAACTGCAATTCGGCAACTGATCTCTTTTTCCAGAAACGCTAtgataaaatacaaaactaaaCATTCACAGCGAAGATATGTCTCTTTTTTCGACTAACGAATCTAGAGCTTTCTGAACGACTCCTAAATAGTCTGAGTTTCCATAACCTTGAATATCGTTTTAAACACAAAATAGCTTTAATATCAGGCATTTTCTAAATGACCTTGAAGTTCCATTCGTAAAATGAATAGTTTCAAGatcatttgttattttttgcaaTTGCATATATAAAACTTCTATTTTACTGTAGATCAAATTTAGAAGGATTGCTTTTAGGAAATCATATTTTTCACTTAAATATCATCCTCCtattctatttgttttttttttcagttatgcCGCTAGTACTACCTAAAAAatctgaaaagaaaaaaagagatGGTCCGCGCATAAGAGTCGAGTCTAACGTGAAAAAGCGACAGGATAATTTAGACAATCTTACCAAATATACAAACGCTACTCCTTTTAAAGACGTCAGGAAAGGATACATTTGCTATTTCTGTGACAAAGAATATGATTTTCCAGCTGATTTGAAAGAGCACACAATCTTTCATCATTTAAAAGCTTTAGGCGCGGACGCGATGTCGGTCAAAGTTATCTCAGACAGAAGCGTTAAACTCGACGTGACAGATCTGATCTGTGAAATCTGCGGCGAAGGTCTACCAACACTGGAGAGTGCATTCGAACACCTAAGCTTAGAGCACGACGCCGTTATACATAGAGATTCAAAGGACCACTTAGTGCCATTCAAATTTAACGGGAAGTCGCAAAAGTGCGTTGTGTGCGAGATAGTGTTTCCAACTTTCAAACTATTAAACAACCATATACATTTGAAGCATTACACGAACTACGAGTGCCAGATATGCGGCCGGGGTTTCATAAATAAGAGGTCGCTGCAAACGCACGGTTTGACCCACCAAACCGGGAAGTTCCCTTGCCGGCACTGCCCCGACGTGTTCACGACATCCCTTCGCCAGAAACAGCACGAGAGATACATGCATATGGGAAAAAAGAAGCGCAACAAATGCCTGCACTGCGACGAGAAGTTTCTCGATGTGGTGCAGAAGAGGAGGCACGAGTCCGAAGTCCACGGAGTTGCACGGCCGACGTACGAGTGCAACGCATGCGAGAAGAAATACTTCAGTCCAGCCGCTCTGAAAACACACGTCGAATGCTACCATTTAGTCCTGCGTCCGTACAAATGCAGTGAATGCGAATCGAGTTTCTTCACGCCGACGATACTTAAGGCGCATATGCTGAAACATACCGGCGAGAAGAGTTTTCAATGCGACATCTGTAGGAAGAGCTTCGGCAGGAAGACAACTCTGGGACAGCACTTGCGTATACACGCGGACGACAGGCGTTACACTTGCGACCAATGCGGGAGGGGATTCGTCCAGAAGTGCAGTTGGCGTGGGCACATGCTCGCTAAGCACGAGCGAAAAGTTTGAGCGCTGTTACGTTGCTGCGTGTTATGTCGGACACATCGCGTTCTGGAGCTGTCCATTAATTATTGTCATTAATCGACCACTCAGATAAAAGTAATGTTAGAGCAGATTTGAGGCTCGCTCACAATCGAGGTGTCCTTATCTAGTACGGAAATACTTAAATAtctgagtaaaatggatctcaTTTGTACAGCGTTAAAGTTCAAAAATGCCAACAGTTCTTTAGCTCGAGCTTTTGGCAGAACGCTTGTAAAACAGAAGTCCGAAGTGCGACTATAAAATGAGCGACTTTAAgactattttactttgacgatccAGAGTTTAAtgctcgattgcgagcgagcaaattgCGAGCGTGTTCTAAGGTTACAATACCATATCCGCTACGAAAACTACCagtagttttgttttaaattccaGTTCATTTTAGCCCTTGATTAATGTggtgatgcagtccaagatggcgggctaacctgtggattatggcagttattatcgttttctacgcgaaatTGTACCCAAACgttaaattgcttagcggcacgccttatacgagttatatataaattttagggtatgcagtgcgccagggaggtcgtcaatccGCGCCAAAGAATAAGAGTCGTAAAAAGCAGCCGATGTCGTGCTAAACCTTTCGCACGATATAATGTGTGAATTGTCACGCATTCTTTCCttataaatgtacataaaaaataaatagatatttttttacgttcGTAGACGGCCGACTaacgcagtgtgcagcgaccctgctttctgagtccgaggccatgggttcgattcccacaactggaaaatgtttgtgtcatgaacatgaatgtttagtgtctgggtgtttatctgtatattataagtatttatgtatacaaaaaaaagaagaaaaattttacaatttattgtcacactgtgtaaaatgttacatttgtgtcataaatttgttaaagtataaaaaaagtataactgcATAggtactaaaaagcgcagcactggttttcagccagccctattttcttcgtcgtcactgaatcctcgcgactaaacaataaaaaaatatatatatattaaaaaatattcatcagtcatcttagtacccataacacaagctacgcttactttggggctagatggcgatgagtgtattgtcgtagtatatttatttatttattatttattatacctttttactttcataaaacttattattgaccaataagtaataaaatcaatgtttaaattttaaacaagtaaaaagtaAAGAATTGTATTACATGGCGTAACATGGCGAATAGcgcataagtcaaagtcaaaaatatctttattcaagtaggcccatagatggcacttttgatgcgtatattacatgaaAAGTGtgaacacggtagtgagatcaATGGCAAtagccatattcgtaaacttaaaacttaagctatgtGGGTTCCAACACGCCCtgaagaagaagcccacaacaaacttagtctgttgttttttgttatcaccatttcacattgtaatttaaaaccattagaagagcaacctagttagatcaataattcacacccaagcttttttatcgctaACATAGTCCCTTATACTGTAATAAGAGTTAAACTTACGTTGTCGTTTATACGtactgtaataggacttttctatacgcTTACGTTCAAAACAAACTGAACTTTACAGACGACAAATGTGTATTTACTAGCATTGTATTTTGATTACTTTTGTTCTAGAATATTTAAAGTTGATTAAATGTAACAATCAATCGGTTTATgttcaaaaaaataaaggttttgtTCATATTtatcgttattttattttacatccgACACCTGACATATAAATACAgagtttcaaaaaaatataggcGTCAGTGCAATGCGTTAGTGAAAATGTATTTCGTCACTGATAAATTCCTTATATTTAACAGAGTTATATCGAATATTCAATTATGTAACTCATTACTTGACCATCGACAACGTAAACCTTTACAGAAAACAAGAAGTCCTATATGCTCTATGGATTTATTATTCAAGAGTAAAATCACTACAAAAAGAATATCCAAAAATGTATGCCAATATATAAACTAGATAAAGTCTCAGTAAAACAAAAGTGGAGAACAAAACtggtttttataaaacgtataTAACCTTCGCACGCACACCAGCCAGCCTAGTAACATGTAAATAAGGAAGagcaaaaagagaaaaaaaaacaataatctgTCCTGTTTATTTGTAGGACGGCGAGGCACCCGCGCCAAAACCAGTGAGACAAAAACAAAGAATCACAAAGAGACCGATGAAACTGTTGTCGAAATTAGTGACTTCCATAACAGAATGTTCCCCGAACTCCTCAATTTCGGGAGCAACTTGGGCGTTCTCATTGATTGCTCCAACGCAACGCCAATACGCTGCCGAGGCGGCATCGGGTACAAATGCTGTTACTGCAGCGAGGAATACCCCCATGCGTCTGACCTCAAGCAACACAACTTAAAAGCGCACGACGCAAAAACCAGATGCGGTCTCATTAAAGGCAAATATGGAGCTTCATCATTGGTTAAATTGGATATCACGTCATTGCAATGTTCCGAATGCCTCCGCGATTTAGACACTATAGAAAGTCTAATAGACCATCTAACAGAAGACCACGGAAAGGTTATACATAAGGACATAAAGAACTACATCGTGCCCTTCAAATTTCACGGCGAAGAACTCCGCTGCGTAATATGTTTCACGTTATTCAACAAATTCAAAGTCCTCCAGGAGCATATGAGTGCGCATTTCAGGAATTTCATTTGCGATTACTGCAGCGCCGGCTTCGTTACTAGGACTATCCTTTTGAACCACATAAAAGGTCACGAGGTGGGCTACTACAAGTGCGACTACTGTTCCAAGACCTACGACACGCGTCGCAAGAAAAAAGCCCACGAGAGACTTGTCCACATTCACCGGAACATGTTGAACAAATGTGGGTATTGCAACGAGAAGTTTAACAGATTCTCGAAGAAGGAGGAGCATTTGGTAAGAGTTCACGGTGTGCGATCTGTCAGCTTCAACTGTCTGGCGTGCGACAAAACCTTCGTCACCCAAAGAGCTTTGAGGGACCACACCAAAAGAGACCACTTGATGGAGCGTCGACACAAATGCGGCGTGTGCGACATGATGTTCTTTAGGCAGAGCGATGTCAGGAAACACATGGTGAAGCATACTGGGGATAGGATATTCCAATGCGAGGTCTGCCTCAAGTCGTACGGCAGGCGGAATACGTTGCGCGAGCACATGCGTATACATGCGGACGACAGGCGTTTTAAATGCGTTTACTGCGGGCAGGCGTTTGTGCAGAAGTGCAGTTGGCGCGGGCACATGCGTGCTAAACATGGCGAGCAGGTTTAATCTGGAGCGTATACTCTGTGTTAAATGATCAGTGACGCGTACGTCTTTAGTAgtaattatggagggtagaggtaaggagagtcatctgtgtatatgaaaaagtgtcgtcaaaatgtattaaattaggatggcgccacatttgcatcagggtaactcttaaaagaagcgccaaatataaatattgttagagtaggcttgaaaaataaacaaggaagtatggagatacaaggaagtaaggttatatttaccacaatattttgtacaacgtaagttgttgaaattctcaataattaactactttagtcgataatgacatgaaattttttaactcggcatacttcaattcatctacgattgctacattcataccataccctgcgcatccaccagcgccattgtggaggatttttgaactgttatttagcgcaacaactggacactttttcaacttttctcccatataagatgactctccttacctctaccctccatagtagtaatgcagctttttgtgacagctcgtctgggcggcagaagtaagcatggcgttagtatttccccggacgagatgtcaaaaaaatcttaatccgGAACTTCGATACATTCGGGATTTTGAATTCAACTCGTAAAATCAATTTGTTCTTCcaaatatacattataataataataaagctttatttaatacatctaaatttacaaaaaaagtttaaatccTTACAAACTACTTGTGTTAGTAATTGGTTACTttgattttcaataaattcttaAGTTGTGTTAGTATTTTCGTCCTTATGTTGGATGGATCCCATAGGATGGGTGAAAGTCTGCTCCATATCTTTTCACACATTTCTGTCTTGGGCAGCTTTCATCCACTCCGTCCCAGCGATTTTTCTTAGGTCTGCCAACATTCCTTTTACAGCCTGGTCTTACCCATCCCATTTCGTTAGAATTGTAGTCCATCTATTATCTTTGCACCTGGAGATGTGACCATCCCAAATATACAATATCAAGCGTGAACTTTATTTctggttttctttttgtttttttaactatgatttttttttacattttatttggtaccgactttaaaatgttgtagaatttttggcgcgatggagaaaaattatgagagtgaatttttacgatgcgcgcgcacaccgacacctgaattctacatcgtaaagttagttctaggtgacATAAATATGTTGAAgttgtatattatagtatttttatatttagaacacgtatTTGACAACTCAACTGACAACCGCAACAGTAATGGCGCAGTCACCtgagaaacaatattaaaaaacaatttatgaccatagagaaatataataactattctattcataccaacattatttttttactttttagtttatttagcatttttatttaattcttttttttttcttcttaattttacttttggtTTCGTCGGTGTGCGACAGTACGTGTTATATCACTTGACTCGTCGATCATACTTATACAGCTTACTAAAGATTGACTAAACTACGAAATAGAAGGAAATCAGCCTTCTTTAAGGCTTATCAATTTAGCtataattaagtaggtactgcgagatagcccagtggttaagacTCAGACATCAccttcgggggtccgagttcgaatatGGTGCAcgaacctttaacttttctgagaAATTttggttttaagcaattataatatcacttgcttcaacggtgaaggaaaacatcgtgaggaaacacgcatgcctgagagttctaaataatgttcttttacCAATGTCCTATCTGGGTGTCTAAATGAAACACGTCATAGCACTGGTATTGTTTATTTGACACGACTGCCAATGGTGGCGAGAACGGGCGGACTCCCTGGCGGTGTGTCGTCGTGCAATACATTTTGTTGTAATCAGCAAAATGCACTCCACGCGCACATATGTGTCGCTAcattctcataggtgtgtgatgtccaccgatccgcactgggccagcgtggtggactacggcctcaacctcttctcattgtgatcGGAGACTTACCCTggagtgggccgataatgggtcgtgatgatgataataaaatatatataataattaaatgagtATGCGATTGCCTACGTGCTTTTTCCTTTTTAGATAAACAGTAATTTCATACATACATTTTGGCACAGGTATATGCGTGCCAAATCAGCCTTTATTCttagaaattaatttataattaaggaGTTAATGTCGTTTTAATTGTAGTACAAAaagagatattttattgttttgtttataatatctatatatatataaaaaaatgttatgttggtttgtgtacgctgcAAAAACTCagaaagttctgcaccgatccaGCTGAAATTTTAGCCTGATATACAAttcgcatcaaggattgtttttatctaatttttgcattagtcacatatccgcgaccgcgaaagcgagaaaaacactcgcttacatatgtaatgtattcttggttttgtttctcatttctcaaccattccataaaaatgtgccacagcgaagcgtggcagggtacaactagtataatatataattataaagtttcattaataataatatattatgttaatattatgCATATAGTTTTTCATTATCATTAGTTAAGACAaatctgaagcggtgataacgcaGTGAGTAGGagcccgacttcactttcggggggccgagttcgaatcccagcacgcacctcataacttttaaagttatgtgcgttttaagtaactataaaaatcacttgcttcgacggtgaaggaaaacattgtgaggaaacttgcatgccagagagttctacataattttctccaaggtatgtggagttc from Pararge aegeria chromosome 26, ilParAegt1.1, whole genome shotgun sequence harbors:
- the LOC120635161 gene encoding zinc finger protein 431-like, with translation MFPELLNFGSNLGVLIDCSNATPIRCRGGIGYKCCYCSEEYPHASDLKQHNLKAHDAKTRCGLIKGKYGASSLVKLDITSLQCSECLRDLDTIESLIDHLTEDHGKVIHKDIKNYIVPFKFHGEELRCVICFTLFNKFKVLQEHMSAHFRNFICDYCSAGFVTRTILLNHIKGHEVGYYKCDYCSKTYDTRRKKKAHERLVHIHRNMLNKCGYCNEKFNRFSKKEEHLVRVHGVRSVSFNCLACDKTFVTQRALRDHTKRDHLMERRHKCGVCDMMFFRQSDVRKHMVKHTGDRIFQCEVCLKSYGRRNTLREHMRIHADDRRFKCVYCGQAFVQKCSWRGHMRAKHGEQV